The proteins below are encoded in one region of Camarhynchus parvulus unplaced genomic scaffold, STF_HiC, whole genome shotgun sequence:
- the CAMSAP3 gene encoding LOW QUALITY PROTEIN: calmodulin-regulated spectrin-associated protein 3 (The sequence of the model RefSeq protein was modified relative to this genomic sequence to represent the inferred CDS: inserted 1 base in 1 codon) gives MVAAPPAAAAAMRRGFLVPEIRPLDQYDGNRARSAASLAWAIATGYGGAANVPEELRDPFYTDQYAQEHLKPPVERLLLAADIYCRAWSHALAPPPGPAPPPGPAPPPRDLGALLALLAGRGLPPTLQGVPVRAQDLQQKPIRMGAHLALIDSLMAAFITEATRNLGTPPGAPQGPQSWEAKILAWLETVNRKLQESSEKDGAGTAPNLGVPESSTAPPGCSHKCPTRWYWKLVPHAIAFCLKESGNKPPVIRYRKDKGAPPAPPPFPPVRGLQDLASGGVLAAAIHFYCPQSLRLEEIRLGAPLALPDRLHNLGLVRDFGARHLRTRCPLAVEDLLYMAPALKLNVGAFLAELFLCFEVLRPPFVTPRQLGGTSESPGAADAPNPKSSSPGFNFRHPLLAGGNPCGLLPHSPSLPHGDAXGKGWSKRPLSHPLSQAVSFSIPFGLDSDVDIVMGNPVGVPAGTLARSASSDSLAHPRGPLRAPSVPNGVTEPPEPPSIEEALQIIHSSQRLPPDGAPDAFFLHSPEPQNPLGNPQNPPQNPPQNPPQNPQNSPQNPPQNSPQNPQNSPQNPPQNPPRPMTSFAERKKKLEEAAPTNPPGGPGVNLGGVSTTPGGPPESGGGLSVEMSQLGARLEEKRRAIEAQKKRIEAIFAKHRQRLGQNALQRLRQNEEGASPDLAEDELSLGASQKPPQVSHPPPPPPPGHYEAAVARLSAALSSLQLDMQRLTQQQERLLLEQRPHGAPQAWVIPLPKSTKSSPKNPPGSPAPTRKVGGGGGGGGGGGGGSSNNNNAGNSTPGGGGGGTAGSVAISAGGIATGGARKAPPRSPRRPRPAELRLPPLTRVLTPPHDVDTLPHLRRFSPSQVPVQTRSSLRFADGQEEEEEEEEEQRPPPPPAPPESPKGPLRARACGDGTSDASLSPGDKGTARGHRRHRQHQEDEEEEEEEEEEEEGEGDSLEGSPTEGGNGGQRASVGFFCKLDDPSPRPRPPLPCERRLWGPGQEPEPEPEPEPDRPPAEPPQPQFGEGSRRGEFTRREYERRQQLRLMEELEKVLRPPRGTPAPKPPPRGPPMRGGGSGGGRGRPRCCDDSALGRSPPGKGLLGSRLSKVYSQSSLSLSSVAEPGGGRSTSPSLPSPSRAGSPSGPGSPNRAPPPGREWEQEWNPPSPGPEYTGPRLYKEPTARSNRPLIQNALAHCVLAGTPNAPLRAKVLQEMEQSSAQQLLILFRDGGCQFRGVYALGGIPPTLKRLSGSGPRSVPLPMVEALYKYQSDQRRFCRLPARTMSGSVDAFTIPGHLWHPKKPGTPK, from the exons cCAACGTCCCCGAGGAGCTGCGGGACCCCTTCTACACCGACCAATACGCCCAGGAGCACCTGAAGCCGCCCGTGGAGCGCCTCCTGCTGGCCGCCGACATTTACTGCAGGGCCTGGAGCCAcgccctggccccgccccccggcccggccccgccccccggcccggccccgcccccccgggatttgggggcgctgctggcgctgctggcgGGGAGGGGGCTCCCCCCGACCCTGCAGGGGGTCCCGGTGCGGGCGCAGGACCTGCAGCAAAAACCCATCCGCAtg GGCGCCCACCTGGCTCTGATCGATTCCCTCATGGCCGCCTTCATCACCGAGGCCACCCGaaatttggggacccccccgggaGCCCCCCAGGGGCCCCAATCCTGGGAAGCCAAAATTTTGGCTTGGCTGGAAACG GTGAATCGgaagctgcaggaaagcagcGAAAAGGACGGGGCGGGAACGGCCCcgaatttgggggtccccgaGAGCTCCACGGCCCCCCCGGGATGCAGCCACAAG TGTCCCACCCGCTGGTACTGGAAGTTGGTGCCC CACGCCATCGCCTTCTGTTTGAAGGAATCGGGGAATAAACCTCCGGTG ATTCGGTACCGGAAGGACAAAGGGGCTCCTCCGGCGcctcccccattcccacctgTGAGGGGGCTGCAAGATTTGGCCAGTGGGGGGGTCCTGGCAGCCGCCATCCATTTCTACTGCCCTCAATCTCTGCGCCTCGAGG AAATCCGCCTTGGGGCGCCGCTGGCGCTCCCGGACCGGCTGCACAACCTGGGGCTCGTGCGCGACTTTGGCGCGCGCCACCTGCGCACGCGCTGCCCCCTGGCCGTGGAGGACCTGCTCTACATGGCGCCTGCCCTGAAG ttGAATGTGGGGGCTTTTCTGGCCGAGCTGTTCCTGTGCTTCGAGGTGCTGAGACCCCCCTTTGTCACCCCCCGGCAGCTGGGGGGGACCTCAG Aatctccaggtgctgctgatgccccgaaccccaaaagcag ctcccctggctTCAACTTCCGCCACCCCCTGTTGGCAGGGGGCAACCCCTGTG GGCTCCTGCCCcactccccctccctcccccatgGCGACG CGGGCAAGGGCTGGAGCAAGAGACCCCTCAG CCACCCTTTATCCCAAGCCGTCTCCTTCAGCATCCCCTTCGGCCTGGACAGCGACGTCGACATCGTCATGGGCAACCCCGTGGGGGTCCCCGCGGGGACCCTGGCCCGCTCGGCCAGCTCCGACAGCCTCGCCCACCCCCGGGGTCCCCTGCGGGCCCCGAGCGTCCCCAACGGCGTCACCGAGCCCCCCGAGCCGCCCAGCATCGAGGAGGCGCTGCAGATCATCCACAGCTCCCAGCGCCTCCCCCCGGACGGAGCTCCCGATGCTTTCTTCCTTCATTCCCCGGAGCCTCAAAATCCGCTCGGGAACCCTCAAAATCCTCCTCAAAAcccccctcaaaatccccctcaaaatcctcaaaattctcctcaaaatccccctcaaaattctcctcaaaatcctcaaaattctCCTCAAAATCCTCCTCAAAATCCACCTCGGCCCATGACGAGTTTTGCCGAACGTAAGAAGAAATTGGAAGAAGCCGCCCCTACGAATCCGCCCGGGGGTCCCGGCGttaatttggggggggtctccACCACTCCCGGGGGTCCCCCAGAATCGGGCGGGGGTCTCAGCGTGGAGATGTCTCAACTGGGAGCTCGTTTGGAAGAGAAACGCCGAGCGATCGAAGCGCAGAAAAAACGCATCGAGGCCATTTTCGCCAAGCACCGCCAACGCCTGGGCCAAAACGCTTTGCAACGGCTGCGCCAAAACGAGGAGGGGGCTTCTCCCGACCTTGCCGAGGATGAATTGAGTCTGGGGGCTTCACAAAAACCACCTCAAGTctctcatcctcctcctcctcctcctcctgggcacTACGAAGCCGCGGTGGCCAGGCTGAGCGCGGCGTTGAGTTCGCTGCAGTTGGACATGCAACGCTTGACTCAACAGCAGGAGCGGCTTTTGCTGGAGCAGAGACCCCACGGAGCCCCCCAAGCTTGGGTGATCCCActccccaaatccaccaaaagctccccaaaaaaccctccgGGCTCTCCCGCGCCCACCCGAAAAgtcggaggaggaggaggaggaggaggaggaggaggaggaggaagcagcaacaacaacaacgcGGGAAATTCGAcaccaggaggaggaggaggaggaacgGCGGGTTCTGTCGCGATATCAGCGGGTGGAATCGCGACCGGCGGGGCTCGCAAGGCTCCTCCGCGCAGCCCCAGGAGACCCCGGCCCGCGGAGCTGCGGCTGCCGCCGCTGACGCGGGTGCTGACGCCGCCGCACGACGTGGACACGCTGCCGCACCTGCGGCGCTTCTCGCCCAGCCAGGTGCCCGTGCAGACCCGCAGCTCGCTGAGGTTCGCCGacgggcaggaggaggaggaggaggaggaggaggag cagAGACCCCCGCCCCCCCCGGCGCCCCCCGAGTCCCCCAAGGGGCCCCTCCGGGCCAGGGCCTGCGGGGACGGCACCAGCGACGCGTCCCTGTCCCCCGGCGACaaggggacagcgcggggacaccGGCGGCACCGCCAGCACcaggaggacgaggaggaggaagaggaggaggaggaggaggaggaaggagaaggggacTCGCTGGAGGGGTCCCCAACCGAGGGGGGGAACGGGGGGCAGAGAGCCAGCGTGGGCTTCTTCTGTAAG CTCGATGACCCGAGCCcccgcccgcgcccgccccTCCCCTGCGAGCGCCGCCTCTGGGGGCCGGGGCAGGAACCGGAACCGGAACCGGAACCGGAACCGGACAG accccctgcggagcccccccagccccaatttggggaggggtcccgcCGGGGGGAGTTCACGCGCCGGGAGTACGAACGGCGGCAGCAGCTGCGGctgatggaggagctggagaaggtgcTGCGCCCCCCCCGCGGGACCCccgccccaaaaccccccccgCGGGGACCCCCAATGAGGGGAGGGGGCtccgggggggggagggggcggcccCGCTGCTGCGACGACTCCGCCCTGGGCAGGAGCCCCCCCGGCAAGGGGCTGCTGG GCTCCCGCCTGTCCAAGGTTTATTcccagagctctctgtcctTGTCCAGCGTGGCTGAGCCGGGCGGGGGGCGCAGCACCAG cccttctctcccctcccccagccGGGCCGGGTCCCCCTCGGGGCCGGGGTCCCCAAACCGAGCCCCCCCCCCAGGCCGGGAGTGGGAGCAGGAGTGGAACCCCCCGTCCCCGGGGCCGGAGTACACGG GTCCAAGGCTGTACAAGGAGCCCACGGCCAGGTCCAACCGGCCGCTGATCCAGAACGCTCTGGCCCATTGCGTGCTGGCCGGGACCCCCAACGCCCCCCTGAGGGCCAAAGTGCtgcag gaaatggagcagagctcagcccagcagctgctgatccTTTTCCGCGACGGGGGCTGCCAGTTTCGGGGCGTTTACGCTTTGGGGGGGATCCCGCCGACCCTAAAGCGCCTGTCGGGCTCGGGGCCGCGCAGCGTGCCGCTGCCCATGGTGGAGGCGCTGTACAAGTACCAGTCGGACCAGCGGCGCTTCTGCCGCCTCCCCGCGCGCACCATGAGCGGCAGCGTCGACGCCTTCACCATCCCCGGCCACCTctggcaccccaaaaaacccggcacccccaaataa